Below is a genomic region from Terriglobales bacterium.
CTTGCCCGCGTCGTACTCCGTCACCTGATCGATCCGGGGCTGATAGACGCTGAGCTTGCCGTTGGCGAAGAGCATGTACTTCTTATCCGGCTCGGAAATATCGGCCGCCATCTGTATCTCTTTGCCCGCGCGCCGGAAGTAGAGCTTCCCCTTCTGGACGTCGGTCTCATCCACCACGCGCTGGTACTGGTCCCAAGCGAAGTCCGCCTGGGCGGACTGGAAGGTCGCGGCGGCGGCATCCATCTGGCTGAGCACCGTCTCCAGCGACGGAACCTGCGCCGGTTCGCTGCCGGGAGCTTCGGGAAGACCATCGGCGGTGAGCGCCGCGCCCAAGGCCAGGCAGAGGACCAGCAGCCCGAAGCGGCCGCGCTCGGCGAGTTTTCCTGGCGTCTTATGGTGCAAGCCTTACCTCCGCTTCACCCA
It encodes:
- a CDS encoding outer membrane lipoprotein carrier protein LolA; the protein is MHHKTPGKLAERGRFGLLVLCLALGAALTADGLPEAPGSEPAQVPSLETVLSQMDAAAATFQSAQADFAWDQYQRVVDETDVQKGKLYFRRAGKEIQMAADISEPDKKYMLFANGKLSVYQPRIDQVTEYDAGKDRETVQTVLVLGFGGRGHDLAKSFTVKLAGVETVDGVRTVKLELVPKSAKARSLFDHVVLWVDPVRGVSLRQQAWEASGDYRLAHYANIRINEKIPDDVFQLKTTSKTKVLRPQG